The genome window GCGTATCGTCTGTTGCCGCTGTCGGCGCTGCCGGAAGTCGATTACCCGACCATCCAAGTCGTGACGCTCTACCCGGGGGCGAGCCCCGACGTGATGACCTCCTCGATCAC of Nitrospiria bacterium contains these proteins:
- a CDS encoding efflux RND transporter permease subunit, producing MNPSRPFILRPVATSLLMVAILLAGIIAYRLLPLSALPEVDYPTIQVVTLYPGASPDVMTSSIT